The genomic interval TTATGCAGCTCCTCCAGCGTTACCATGGATATCTCGGTTGTTTTACTGATTATCTCTCAGTATGAACTGCTGTGTCTTGATGTTTCCAGTTGTGCCACGCTCTTTTCatgttcagatgttttattcaaCAGTATTCTGTGAGATGTTTGGACTGTTGCTGTTTTAAGCGTCttgacaaaaacactttttatctTGAGTTTTTATCATGTTGTTCTGCAATGTTTTCTAATAAACCTCTGAGGCTTTCACAGAATAGATTTATAAatcaacattaataaaacacaattgaTTTATAGTAATAAGGTGACTTCAAAAGTCAGGTGGctacactggattttatttttggacgTCAGAGTAAAGAaggctgaatacaaaagcaCAATGtggtttttaagatttttattttaaaaatatttcaaaggtcatgtttacatttttcttctgcttcacagTTGGTAtaccacataaaatctaaaataaaacattaaagtgcCGATAGTGTAACAAAAAGTAGTATAAGTGCAATGAGTTTGAGAAATTGTGCAAAGGAGTGTGTATGGAAATGTACAAATTTAACCAATGAACtgatctgaaaaaataaacaatttaaagttaatttcatTAGTGTGAGATTTAGCTTCTCTCTTCCATTCCAACATCTTTCTCTGCAACAGATTAAACTCACATGAGTCATGGAGACAATATGGCTTTACCAGTTCCGTCTGATCGTCATCGGAGACTCCACAGTGGGCAAGTCATGTCTGATCCGGAGGTTCACAGAGGGCCGCTTCGCCCAGGTGTCAGACCCCACTGTGGGCGTGGACTTCTTCTCTCGCCTGGTGGAGATCGAGCCGGGAAAAAGGATCAAACTTCAGATCTGGGACACTGCAGGACAAGAGAGGTTCAGGTGCAGACAGTATTGTACTCACCGCGTcaagtttctctttttgtcagCCTCATGATGTATAAACAAGACTGCACAAATTTTACTCCCTGTTCATTTTTCCCATTCATCCCATttgttatttcatgtttttattgttccttGCAGGCCCAGTGTTCAGCTCCTGTCTTGTTTGCCACATTCGTTTTGCTCTTGTAAAGCTCCTTTATTATATTCCCTTAATtccaaaatttattttctatatacGTTAGCAGAGCCTGATCTTTTTCTAATTCTGATTGGTTTATCTCTTTGTTTCATGTTTACTGTAATGTGAAACAAGTTAGAAAACACAGATTCAGTTTATGAAGAAGAAAGACTGTTCTTACTGTTTCAGATTTCTGACTCGTCCCACGACTTTCCATGTCTTGATTCTTGATGGATTTGAAGATTCCAGTTCAGATTATTTCCCTTAACACCATATGCAGTGGAATTCATTTTATCcccatattttctgtttgccaGAATTTGTTTGTGTCGCTCTATTTCAGATAATACCAATAAAATCCAACTCGACATTTGGTTGTAGTGTGATAAAATGTGGGAACAATTAAAAGCCTTTTGCAAGACAGCATGTTATGTAGGTAACAACAAATTAATTACAAACTGATTAATCCCATGTTTTTCTCCTGTCCAGGTCCATTACCAGAGCCTACTACCGTAACTCAGTTGGCGGCCTTTTGCTCTTTGACATCACGAACCGCCGCTCCTTCCAGAACGTCCATAACTGGCTGGAGGAGGCGCGAAGTCACGTCCAGCCACACAGCATCGTCTTCCTGCTCGTCGGCCACAAGTGTGACCTAGAGGCCCAGCGTCAGGTGACCCAGCATGAGGCGGAGAAGCTGGCAGGGGCCTATGGGATGCGTTATGTGGAGACTTCGGCACGGGATGCTATTAATGTGGAGAAGGTCTGAACATACAGTGATGTTTAAAAGTATCTGCACCATCAAAAATGTCTCCTATTTTGGCTTTATTGTCAtatggaaatgtttcagataatcaagcaaattgcaaaaacaaaatgcaatttctaaactataatttaatttattaaggaaCTTGAGAAGTAAATTAAGAAGTAATTGTCCTATGCATTCCCATTAATCAAATTTGTTGGAAGTTAagctaaatttaatttaattctcactgaagattttttttttcttcaggcgTTTGTAGATTTGACAAGGGAAATATTTGAGCTGGTCCGAAGTGGGGACATCCAGATCCAAGATGGCTGGGAAGGAGTAAAAAGTGGATTTGTTCCCAACATGGTCCATTCCTCTGAAGAAGTCACCAAAGGGAGTCGGCAGTGTTTCTGCTGATGGCTGCAGCACCAGAGCTGGAAGGTGGTATAAATAAAACCTCACCAGACTgaagttttctgctgctgctgctgctttaaggCCAGATTTTTGGGATTGTTACTCACTTTACTCCTACATGTACGGCACTGTTAAACCATCCGTCTAAAGCTACGCTCAGATTCCCAACAGGTGTAGAAGCACAAGAAGCATCCTGACCCCTCACCTTTCTGTCTGCATGCAACCGTGTGTCTGTAGCTTTTAGCAACACTGCAGCCACTTTTGGCCTTTTTCTCAAGTGATAACTCCTCTGGCTGGTTATGTTGAAGCCAGAGACTCATACTGCCAGTCTGGTCTCCATCTGCTCATGTATCCACAAGAAATTAGTCTGGATGGAAGACTGAGGCTCACCACACCGCTAACCATTAGAAGAAAACGTTGTTACTGTCCAAGTGGACACCTGTGCCATGAATATGACATGGAGAGAATGTGCAGGACAACAGAAGCAATGGATCAAGCCAATAGTTGGGATTTTTCCATTGGTTTACTTCTAACTGCTGAAGGGAATAGTTGGTCAGAAGGAAAATCTTCTGTAGCTGCTCACTGACTGCCTTTAAGAACAGATCTTAGGAAGGTTATTAACAGGACAATTTTCTTACTTGTGTTTCAGATTGGTCTAACGATAAGAGTGTATGCATTTGTGTGGTAGTTTCATGTTGTGCAGCTGTTCGGTTTATAAAATATACCCTGCAAACCCTGTGGATCCTTTCTATGTGCTgtgattttattaaagtttgaacatttctttctctgtaGAAAAAAGGTattgaaaatgttactttttaagCACACAGGTCATGACCAAATTTAGCCTGAACAAAGACATTGAAAGTCAGGCTTGGTTGATCCCATTTGATCAACCCTAACCACCTTTCAATCCACAGACCTCAATCTGTCTGCTTCatgaaacatatttaatgtttagCCATCCATTAGGCCATCAAGaagcaaattaattaaatgagtttcaaacaaacaaaaataagattaacCTCTATTACGGGGAGAAATGTTGCGGGGAGTTCAAATTGCTGATTATATAATACAAGAATACATAAAGTACGTGattataaaattgaaaaaaaaaagatttctgctttttgtagGTTACCTAGCAGGTAAAAGTGACCTAtgaaagtaggaaaaaaaacagttttttcaattTGCCTGCTTTTAGTAGATAAAAGTGACCTACTAAATACTTGACACTTTTTatagaaatactttatatttGGATCTAGATTCGAGCATTTGACTGAATCCCGGTCAAGGCATTGGTTTCAGATTCTCCCACTCAATTAACAAAACTTTGGTCTGCAGTCaagaaaatcaactttttctgtACATTATATTCCCAGGCAGTTAACTGGAGCTGCAttgaaatatattatatattccATTTTCAAGAAGTCTTATCAAAATAGAAGTGTTTCTTTTCACCAGGAATGTTTCTTGATAGTTATATAAAGTCACAACCATGTTAAACCCAACAATTGGGGAATATTTGGAGAACCTTCAACGTAACTTTCCCAGATGGTTAGCGATGTGGCCATTGTAACAGACTGAGCCTTTTCCTCTCCTGTCAACCAGCTAATTACAAATAAGAAATAATCTAAGACTGGGAAGTGGAATACTTTGCAATGCTATCCTGTAAAAAGCACATAACATGGCCTAAATATTCAGTAGCAAGCAAAGGACAACTCACCACATGGGGGAGCCATTTCCCCATTGAGGGCACCTGCAAAAAAGAATTAGAAAACCTATTCAGGGAACAACTAACAAACTAGCTACATTTCAATATTATGTGCTCATTTCCTCCCAGGGCAACAACCCTTATCAACTGACTACTTAACACAACTAGGTAACGCTCCCTCTAGGTTCTCTTACATTACATTGTAAATGTTTCCTATAATTATCTGAGAGTCTTTAGTGAATTTTTCCTGAAGGTTCTCGAAGGTCAAAGTGTGCAGGTTTTAGAAGATGTTTGGGGGACATTTGGAGAGCATTCActaatgttttccaaaaagttGCATTATCATTGTTAAAACTAACACTGATAACACCATTATTtcaaattagcattttaaacactttgttttattccttttctaatttttccaaaaacatttaaaagattcTCCTTTTACCATAGTTGCATATGTTGCTCCCAGCTTTCTCCTTTGGTcttaatttgtacatttgtttaaaataattttgaaaataaggTGTTAAAAAGCCAATTAAAGTAGTATAGCTGTCGGttaaaaagttattgttttaagtaaCATGAatagtaaaaagaaatgttgcttAAATACAAAGGATATTCATCATTTTAAAcccaaatgtaaaaacaatataaaattgtttttatatttgaaggatataataattgaaataattattacatCCTTCAaatttttagccattttctGGACTTTTTCACGCTTTATGGAGGGGCTCCACACctttataaaatcaaatctttgttcacaaatgttATTAAAGTAAACATCACCCCTTCAGGGTGAAATCTCTTTGTACATTGAAGGTAACAATCTATTGATTAGCTCACTGCTGCCTGAATTGACAGTGAATTCATCCCTtcattttggatcaaagtttCTAAGAGAGAAAGTGCTTCTTTATTTTGATTCAATATGAATAGGTTATTCAATTGGTTTGTATCTAAATCTTCCTAATAAAATGCCAATAAGTATGAACTATTGGGATCAAACATGATAAATAATCAATGGATGAGTCCATTTACTCCATCTGAATGGAGGTAGAATCTCTTCCGAGTGACTTTGGACGTAATAAATACAAACCCACAGAATTTTTAGAAAGTCAATGTAAGACATAAAATTTAAGAATTCAATCTAAGCCAGACCAGTGAGTTACCATGTTTGACCATTAGAGGGCAGCCTCATTAAATGAAGAAGTAATAAAACTGTGATCACTTCCTAACAAAATACAAAggtaggcaaaaaaaaaaattatcggATAGCATCAActtttaaactaataaattcAGTCCAGGACTTTGCAACATGACAGATGTCAGTAATTTTCTTTATGTTCTTGAATTTGTGTGGATGTAGATCCTTTATGTCGTCAGACTGGTTCCATTTAAGTGATTTAAGGATTTCCAAGTCCAGATCAGGCCAGGGAAAGTGGGGTGTGGttgtaaaacaattttagatttaCTCAGGTTATATTTGTTTGATATTAGAAGTTGTTTTATGCTGATAAATATatcaagtgtaaaaaaaaaaaagaaaaaacagaataactttAAAGGGGCAAATCcatttgcatatttaaagaTAACTAATTTGTCCCAGAGGCTGagcaaaacaggaagtaatAGAAGTGTAAAGAGCAGTAAAAGcatacattttctatttgttgaaAAAATCAAGGGTTTATTAAGCCATAGAAATTTAAGTACCCATTATAATACTTTCTAACTTCTTAGCAATATCTTCTAAACCTCAGGATTTGCTCTAAAATGAACAATAATTgttgaaataatgttttaactttaataatGTTTAGGGGAAACTACCCTGTTGTTAAAAGCttttgcaaaaagacaaaaatgtaattaggaAGTGAATTTGATAGTTCCGCCTTTTTTCCAGAACCTAAACTACCCACCCAAAAGGTAGGGCTTCTGCATCTAACAGAATGTGTGCTAACTGTGCGCAAAGTGAGGCACAATGACTCACTGATTCCAATGAATCAGTGAGTCATTGGAAAAAAACTGGAGCGTCTGGCATTCAACTCGTTTGCTGAGAAAAAGAACAGGCAGAGAGAGACAGGTTCCAAGAgaataaatcacttttatttaaaaaaaaaaaaaggagaaaattaaaaCGCAGCTCATTTTACACAATAAAGCATATGTACAGAATACAAAACGGAAGTCAATTGTTGCTCTTAATGGTACAGCACTACGGGGGAATGATTGGATTGATTTTTCAAAAAGGCACCAGGGCGGGTTGTGACGAGCTGAGTGAGTCAACACCCGTCACAGAACATTTTGGTGGCGAGTAAGCGTGGAGAACATAAAGTTCAGATCAAAAAGTTGAAGAGCAAATTTCACATTCGGCTTCACAAGTGGCTCTTATGTGCCATctgtaaaaaaagacaattaattCTACCTTTTACCGATAAACGCGTTCAAGATATCTATAATCCAGCTTCCATGGGAGCATTTTGTATCTCAAATAGTTTAATTTGGGCTTCAGCAGCATCAGTTCCTTCAAGTGTAATATATAAAAACCGTCTCATCAGGTTTACATGTAATTTCATATGTCAAAGAAAgtatatttgcataatttacaGCAATATACAAagatatttaaacaaatactgTACACTCTACAGTAAAGCACTTGTACTAtgacaacaacacacacaaaaaaacttttaaaaataagttatcAATCAGACTGAAAAAGGCTTGGGGCAAAAATagttagaataatttaaataccAGCTCGTTGTGGTTGGTAGCTTTTGGAAAGCggagtaaaaaaaattcagtttggtCGAAAAAGGTCAGGAACGAAATATATAACGTGACAAAAGATCAACATTAAGCTGTACATCTAAAAAGCAAgttaaaatgaatacataaagGCAGAAAACAGTAATGCTTTACCAAACAAtcaataaacacataaatattaaCATGTTCTAACAAAATTAGGAGTAAATAAGAttataaaactaaactacaagTGATGGTAATTTATctgaaaaaggtttaaaatttcAAGTTATATCGCTGAAACTAATCAAGAGTCTTAGTGGagaatacatgtttttttacaaagaaatgaaaaaaaaaaagagattacgTTTTAGTGGTAAAACTTGACATGAACCCTGGCTTATTTTGGACGTACATTACAGTTCATTGCATTTCTGCTGAAAATGCCCGACCCCCAAAATCCCATCAACCTCGTCCGGTTTGTACAaatatgtgaacaaaaaaacaatacaaaaggCAGATAAACTGGTGTTAGCAAAATCTTAAGTCGGTAAATCcattgaataattttaaaatccatACAGCAGGATGACGTGAAAGTTCAACCACACagatttatgtgttttatgtacattttagagTCGCTGAAGTTGAAATCAAAGGCCACAAAATCGAATGGTAACATGTTAATACTGtgatgaaataaataacaaaactgttaaattatGTCATACGTAGGCATGGGCTGGCTGTAGATATAAAGGTTTTGATTTGCGGTTTGAAAagtgcaaacattttctgttatgCTCCTTCTACTTTAGATATGATCATATGGGTGGTTACCCAGGGCGGCattagaaaaggtttttttgtgacagacctagttggaaatacttttttatcGCAATAAATACTAAACGaaatattgtgataataaaTCCTAAATTGAAATATACTGTTAAATTTAGTATAGGTTTGTTCTATAgctttacttctttttttataccAACATAAGAAAGTAATAATGCTACAGATAACATTATTTCAAGtaatattcatgttttacatTCTTGATTTAAATTTTGGAAATGATGGCAAGAAACCATGGTAGTTTTACTCAGCTTGTGCCTAGTTATACCATGTAAATATTGTAGTTACTAGCTCTACACCAGTTTTCAGGGAGTTTTAGGATGCAGTGGGGTTATAGTGTTACCAGTTAGGACTTCAGCTGCACAATATTGAACATAAACATCAGCACTGACCAGATGCTACTGACCTACCAGTAAAAACTGACACTGTAAACCTCACAGCCTCTCACAAGACGTGTAAACACCCAGGTAACTTCCTCTACTGCACCACATTCATAAGAGAGGGATTACTGTCCTCTGCCACTTTGTTGATGGATTCACTGAATGATCTTATGACGGTGAACTTAATGGCTCAAATGGTCATTGACTGGGATTTACACTGGGACTCACTAGTGACTTAATGGGTCCACTTCAGGACATTAAtaacacacaaacaataaaaaacaaaaagtaacatttttccGGTTTGCAGTTTCATTTAACGGAATAAAACATGATCTGACCCCCTTGTTGGTCAGATCCATTGAAAGCATGTGATTCAGGCAGGTAAATGCTTGCTGTGGGCTAAGGCTAAATAAAACCCAAGTTAAAACTCAGACGAGCTGCAAATCGGCTTCGTCGCAGCATCTAGTTGTCAAGTAGTTGATCGGCCTCCAAGTCAGAGGTAAGATGTGTGTTGCGTTTTTCTTGCCTCTTCCCTTCCTTTAAACCCGGAGCAGCGTTCTGAGTAGGCATGGGCCGGTTGCCGGTTTCAACGTATACCGTGATATGAAAAAGTCcgttttaaaaccacaaaattttGCGTCATACTGTGCCTGCAGtataagcatttatttttgtaatgtctGGTCAGCGAAAAGGTGGAGGTCAAATCCCACCGGTCATCTGCTGCTGCATAGTTACTAGCTCTGCAAGTTTACGCAGCTTCCAAAGACAAATAAAGTTGACTATGACCACAGAAATTACGATGAGACTAATTTGAAATTGCAGTTAAATTCACATCTGTCCTTTTTAGAAAAAGCAGAGCCTCTGGCAGCAACAGGTCATGTCAAAGGGAGAAGATCAGCCCACAATTCAGCAAACATTTAAGAAGCAAATCGCGGATGCGTTCACGTCAAAGCAtgataaagaaaatgcaaaataacacattttcgAGCTGGAGCCATAATACCGTGATTCCGCGAAACCAAAGGTCACCATATCATCATAATTTCATACCGGCCCATGCCTAGTTCCGACCCGCCTGCACTGTAAATGATCGGGAATGGGTGCAGGTGCTCGGAAACGAGCTTCGGATCTGGGTCAGTCCGTTTCAGGGGCTGCTGCCGGCCTCCACGTTGCTCTCATCAGGACCACCCTTATAAATCGGGCTTTTATTCTGCAGCGCCGGCTCGTATTTGCCTGAGGGCGACTTGTTGTTAGCTTCACTGCTGTTTATAATACCGTATGAGAAGTAGATGGCAAAGCCTGGAGGAAAAAGGGCAGATAAAAAGAATAACATGAGCAAGCTGCCCCCAGTTTGACAGAACAGAAGGGAACACAGGTTTGCAAATGTTTAAACGCACCGATAATCATCCAGACCGAGAAGCGGCACCATGTACTAATGTCCAGCTGCATCATGAGGTAGATGTTGACAAAAACGCTGAACAGGGGCAACCATGGAAGCAGCGGGACCTTGAGAAAACAGAGATTACATTTAGAAACTGCTCAGTGCAACACTACAAGtggaacaaacacacaaaaaaacagatatcTGACCTTGAAGGTCAGAGCCTCATTGCTCTGTGGCTGCCTCCATATGATGATAATGCAGACGACACAGAGCAGAGCCAAGATGATGCAGGGCACCACAACGGCTGCATGTCCGGCGAACAGCTGGTTCAAACCGTTTGCCAGGATGATGCACAGAATGGTGATGAGAACAGCTGtgaaaacaggagaaagaaaacaaactcagatcctGCTGGACATGACTCTAACAAGTAGACTGAGCACTTGGTAGCAGACTTACAAATAACAGCTGTGGTAACGTAGACTATCATCCCAGAGGTCTTAGTTGGGATTTTTCCACTTGGACAGAAGAGCAGCTTGGCAGTGAATGTCTCATGGAGGGGTCTGTCTTCCATCTCCATGCCATACTCGTCCCCGCTGTCCCCGCCGCTCACAGCCACCTTCTCGCCTTCCACCAGCTCCACCAGCTTCTCCGTCTGACTGGACGAATTCAGATTGCCTGGCTGATACCTGTTGAGTGAGGGCAGAGAGGCtgttttaaactgaaacatgaaggaaaatgtCTTCTGCTCTGTTGCAAATATCAAACATTTCACCACGTTACACATaagcctgtcatgataacagattttgctgggcaataaattgtcccagacaTTACTGCAATacacaataatattgttttgagaccattttcaagtaataaatTTATAATGCAGTCATGAACCTGTCTGCAGACAATTACAAATTTCTATCAGAAAACTCTTCCCTTtgcttgctttgtgttttaatggGTTTTTAGTCCATGTTTCAGTGTTATATGTTGTATTAGTATCTATTGTTAAAGataaaactgtcaaaacaaataAGGAAAATTATCGGCCTGTGTGCTATCCAAGGTCCTGCACCTTTAGACCGAGTAAGATGGAACATTTTCTCCTTACTTCAGATAAGcagtttggttttaaatcaaACCATGACACAGATATGTGTATATTCACTTTGAAAGATTTTAGATTTGTATAATAGGAATAATTCTacaattttaatgtgtttaattgaTGCTTCAAAGGCCTATAATGAAATGGACACACAGATGGACTAGTGCAAGTCTAGTATTTGTTGGTGCCTCTACCGTTTACGCTGCATTACGTAACCTTATGTACAGATTTGTGTGGAGATTACCCGTTTCTATATATCGTCATCTTGATGCTAACGGATATCACACAAAGTTCAGTCAGGTTTAGTCATTTTGTAAATCTGTGACTAATATCTATGATTGCCCTCGTCCTAAGActgtttatttgaataaaatttttaatatatGAACCTAGTTGCGTCTTTAATAAAGTTGATGATGATAAAAGTACTTACCTGAGAATTAAGACACAAATAGCCACTAATGAGTATGCCAGCAGCGTTCCTATGGACATGAGGTCAACCAGGGCCGCCAGATCAAACAGGAAAGCCATCAGCGCTGCGAGGAGGAAACCAGATTTTAGAAAAACTCATTCTGTGGACGCAAACATTTACAGCCACTTCAAAACCCATCGGAACTGCTGAGTTTTTTCCTGTCGCTTTCAGGAAGCTTTATCGATCCTGAACCGACATCCTGACAGACACGCTGAGACAAGACAGAGAAGAGCTGGAAGTCTAATTAAAACCCTGCTGACTCACTGTGATGGGAGAACGACACACAGCTGAATCCTACCAACAGACATGTTACCTGCAATGATTCCAGAAACAATGGTAGCCAGGATGGGGGTCTTTGTGCGAGCATTCATCCGGGACAGAATCCGGAACAGCAGCCCGTCCTCGGCCATGGCGTAAATAACCCGAGGCATGGGAAACATGGAGCCCAGTAAGCTGAGAGGAGATCAAAATTGAGACTTCAAATAGCTGCTTGCAGCTTACAGCGAGTCCCGGGTGTTAGGGTTTCCCTTCCTCACCTGGTGGACAGCGCACAGAGAGAACCCACGGCCACGATGTATCTGGCTGGCGCCCAGCCGACGTAGCTGAAAGCCTCGGGCAGAGGGCTGTCAGTGTTCAGCTGGTAATACGGCATCATCATGGTCAGGGCTGCTGACACGCCAAAGTAGGCGAAAAAACAGATGAGCAGCGAGGCCACGATGCCGATGGGGATGGACCGCATGGGGTTCTTAGCTTCTTCAcctggaggaagaaaacaatggaaaaaGGATGAGCTGCAAGTTAAATTTCACTGAAAAccgaataaataaattaaaaccagcTTGCACTGAGTTGCAAAAGTACACCTTAAGCACATTTCATCACAACTACAAACCAGAACACACTGATATAGGGTTTTATGTaactgacaaacacaaagtagtgcataataaTTAgctaatacaaaaataatacatctgCAAAACTCTAGAGAGTGTGTGTACATCTGTACACACTCTCTCAACTGATTTAGCCAACATGTATGTAAACAGTATGTATTGTGGAACGCATGGTGCAATACTATGCGCcatgaatctgaaaagtgtggcatgcattacAGGTGCAAATACTTGGAgaatttcttttgtatttctttacCAGCTGTGCacatccaaaataaatcttCTTTACACATTCTGCTTTGCAAACCAGCTGAAACGTAGTCAGATTTGACTTGTTCCTTCTGCTAAACTTTCTAACAATATCCTTGGATGCAGCACTCTGAAATGCtgtctttaatatttattttttatacagctgagcttcattttttaaacCGAATCAAAGTATTCATGTATGGGAAGCTGTCACTGTTAATATGATCACATTTCCTACTGAATATGAACGGCAGACATTTTCTATCAGGCTAGAGTCAGTGGTCATATAGGCAGTCATGTTACTCTATTTGCACCTTggaaatagaaaacatactCACTTGTGGTGGCAATACAGTCAAAGCCCACAAAGGCGTAGAAGCAGGTGGCAGCGCCAGATAAGATTCCACTGAGGCCAAACGGGGCAAAACCACCTACACCAAACCTTTCTGTCAGTCtggggaaaaacagaaaaagcaacatttagaactcaacaacaaaacagaacttATGTTGGCAATAGAGACCAATACTCACTCCTTTTGGGTGACATTGGTGCTGTTCCTGTAGTCAAGGTAATCGCCTTTCTCGAGGTTCCAGTTGTCAACGTTTCCCTTGACGAAGCCGGATATGATGACGAAGCCCAGGACCACCAGATTGATTCCCGTGAAGATTTTGTTCACCAGCGCCGACTCGCTCACGCCGAAGGCCAAGAGACCTGAGGGGAGCAGACGCCGCAGGAAGCGAGGGAAAGAAATTCATATTCAGGATCAGTAACTGCACATCCTGTTGCGTGGGCAGATATGTTCGGACAAACCATCACTCGGCAACAGCAATCCTCTGATTAGCTCTTCCTAACACTGCTGCTGGCATGTGACATTAGCTGAGAGATTGGTGTGACAACTGTTCTGGCCGACTAATAAGATCTCTTTGGCTGCATaaacaggagtttgtttttctcttccccTTCTACTAAAACTTTAAAGCTCTCAGCAAACTCACCGGTTAGCAGCAGGACCAGGATTAGGGCAAACAGATCCGGATACTCCGCTAGCACTTTTCCAGGCACTTTCATTTCCATGGATGCTTTAAAGAAGCCGGATATTTTTTGTTCGACCAGGTTGTCAAAGGTCGAGCTCCAAGCCCTGGCCACACTGGCCGTacctaaaagaaaacagaagagaaatcaaaaatcagattttttgatTTGACTGGAAACTTCATTCATTTCACTAGTTTGaatgaaaaagtgaaactcgTGTTATTTAGATTCACTACACACATAGTAAAACATATCAAATTATTTGTCTTTCTTAgctaataaaaaccaaaaaggtTCATTTTCTCAGGAAATGTCTAATTTACATGAGATGTACCTCCTCTCAAGGCTATGGTTATAACTTTTCAACATATCCtatcactttttccttccacttaacatCCCACGAATGCTGCATCCAGGTATATTATTgaaaaattgagtggaaggaaaaaggacacacacagagaaaactgccaaaatcttatttttattggtcTAGTGTAATACtataatgtttttatacaaTTTATAAGTTTACAAGCCAAAATCATCTAAATTAAACCTAAACAACAGAAATTCATTACTGTCT from Xiphophorus maculatus strain JP 163 A chromosome 11, X_maculatus-5.0-male, whole genome shotgun sequence carries:
- the LOC102224584 gene encoding ras-related protein Rab-39B-like, which gives rise to METIWLYQFRLIVIGDSTVGKSCLIRRFTEGRFAQVSDPTVGVDFFSRLVEIEPGKRIKLQIWDTAGQERFRSITRAYYRNSVGGLLLFDITNRRSFQNVHNWLEEARSHVQPHSIVFLLVGHKCDLEAQRQVTQHEAEKLAGAYGMRYVETSARDAINVEKAFVDLTREIFELVRSGDIQIQDGWEGVKSGFVPNMVHSSEEVTKGSRQCFC
- the LOC102224335 gene encoding cationic amino acid transporter 3-like; protein product: MARMLSNFGKTLLRRRALDFSSEETQFARCLSTLDLIALGVGSTLGAGVYVLAGEVAREKAGPAIVLCFLIAALSSMMAGLCYAEFGARVPKTGSAYLYSYVTVGEIWAFITGWNLILSYVIGTASVARAWSSTFDNLVEQKISGFFKASMEMKVPGKVLAEYPDLFALILVLLLTGLLAFGVSESALVNKIFTGINLVVLGFVIISGFVKGNVDNWNLEKGDYLDYRNSTNVTQKELTERFGVGGFAPFGLSGILSGAATCFYAFVGFDCIATTSEEAKNPMRSIPIGIVASLLICFFAYFGVSAALTMMMPYYQLNTDSPLPEAFSYVGWAPARYIVAVGSLCALSTSLLGSMFPMPRVIYAMAEDGLLFRILSRMNARTKTPILATIVSGIIAALMAFLFDLAALVDLMSIGTLLAYSLVAICVLILRYQPGNLNSSSQTEKLVELVEGEKVAVSGGDSGDEYGMEMEDRPLHETFTAKLLFCPSGKIPTKTSGMIVYVTTAVISVLITILCIILANGLNQLFAGHAAVVVPCIILALLCVVCIIIIWRQPQSNEALTFKVPLLPWLPLFSVFVNIYLMMQLDISTWCRFSVWMIIGFAIYFSYGIINSSEANNKSPSGKYEPALQNKSPIYKGGPDESNVEAGSSP